Part of the Chanos chanos chromosome 5, fChaCha1.1, whole genome shotgun sequence genome, tgcatgcatgtgagaacactgtgatgtcactgggctgttttttttgtgtttttttttataagaatgGAATTCATTTGGTTCATAATTTTATTCcttgccggggggggggggggggggggggggggtagttggggtttggagggaggggaaaaaaaactacttaAGGATTGGCAATGATCTTATTGGTTACTCATTAACACACTCAGAACTTTTTCACTTCACACTTTCCAAAAGTAAGTAAAATAgcacagttaaataaataaaaattaactGGTTCACACAGCCTATGTTGCCCTCTAGTGGCGTTCAGTGAGCACACCTATCATGTGGTCTTCATTTCTCAATAGTGTCttatatttatgtgtctgtgtatgtttaaaaaGATCTGTGTAGACACttaattaaatgaatttcacCTCTGTGTGAACACATCAACTTTCTAGAGGGGCTTTTTATCTTTTCCATCCCAGCTTTATTGTAACACAACTAATAAACTCAGAAATGTGGCATCATTTCTGGATCAGGGTCTGACTGTACTCtacaacaaaagagaaaaaaagacctgtgtgttaagtcttcatttaaatatgtttatttatatcttaacacactttcaaaacaattttcactgaacaaaatacacatttacaaataatatTACATAACCCTAGAGCCTGTTGCTTTGAagagtgtcaaaaaaaaaaaatcagtcatttatgAGACTTTGAATATTGATCTAACCTGAATAAGCTCTTACACCAAAAGCTTGAAATGATTACCATAATAGCACTGTATCATAGAATAAAATGTCAGCTCCACATCACCCATTTGATTTGCATGTTACCATGGTTACCACTGAGCCAAAATTCTAttcgaacaaaacaaaaaaaaaaaaagaaagaaaagaaaaattaagcaGAGTTACAGTGTGATGCCCTGCTGCCTCTGCACAAAATTTAGAGTGCACTTGACAAGAAGCagaataaaactaaacaaaacggcaaaaaaaaaaaaaaatcatcaaagtATTGATAAGAATCATGCCTCTTGCCAAATGAGGTTTTTTTAGAAAGTGTTTATGTGACAGAACATCATAATGAAAGTGCTTTTACGTCCTTTCTGCCAGCCACATGAATTATACGACCCAATTCTCATCTGTTctacttccttttttttttttttttaatcacaaacaGCATTCCCAAAGACGTGTTACATCCCCCCGAAGCTGATTTCTCATAACTGTGCCATTTTTTGGTGAGTGACACTCGTGTCTTACCACACATCATGCTTGAATTCACACTGAAACATACTAACGGATTTCAGACggcgaaaaagaaaaacaattcatATTCACTTCACAGAAGCAAATTTTAGTGATGGGTAACAAAGAATATATTTTCATctacacaacatttttttctttttcttttttttttttaaatccaacaTTCCCTGTCTCTGGGTAGATGATCATACAGTAATTCTCACCCTGATCATAGCAAAGAAAACTGGTATGATAAGTCAGTGATGCAATATTGGTTTCTGAAAAAGCGTGTGTTGCTTTTGTGCCTTCACCAACTAACAGCGAGCGAAAGGCGGTTAGACTCTTGAGACAACCAATTCTTTGTGAAGCAAAATTATACATGGGTGTGTCAGCGAAGCAACCATCGCCCGCCACAAATCTCCACCTCACATCACTTATTCTCCTTTTCTGATCTCGCTTTCACATGAAATCTCATCGGGTCGAACGCTAGAGAAGAGAGCTTAAGCTTAAACTTAAACACGGGATTGTTTTCAATCCCACAGAGAGAAATCGCCAAATAAATCCTGTCTTTTCGTTGCACAAAAGCAAGTGGCATTTGTACAAAATgatactgttgtttttttgttttgttttggttttgtttttcatcaaataCACGGATGAGCGGATGTAGTTACACTGCTTCAAGCGTCAGTCTTACTACtccaaacaccaaaaaaaaaaccccacccagAGAACGGGCGGACCTCTACCTGCGACGCTCTCTCAGGCATTCTCGGGGCGCGGTAAAAGCTCGCTCTCGTCCTCCGCTGCGTTAGAAGGGCATGCCTCCGGTAATCTGACGGGCCACCTGCTCCTCCGTGCTCTCCTCTTTCTCGCTGCCGCGCTCTTTGTTCCAGTCCTTCAGGCCCTCCGGCAGGGTGGTGTCCTCCTCCATGCCTCCCGTGCCCTCCACAAACTCCTCGTAGGTGGACTTCTCCGCAAACGGCCTCGGCCCCAGCAGCTCCACCATGTCGTTCTTGTCCAGGACCTCCTTATCCAGGAGACGCAGCGCGACCTGCACGCAGGCAGAACCCGGCCGTCAGAAACACTCAGGACGCAAAGGCAAGTATCAAAAACAGACACCGGGCATAAAGTTCACTAGAATCGACAACTGTTCTCAGTGACACGTCATCTGGATCTAGACTATGTTGCTGTGCATGCCTTTCACTTGAGTGGTCAACTGATACAATGACTAAGTGAGGTTTACTCGTTACTTCAGTCTATCGctgaacaacaacagcaccCAGCAGAACACCCGCCCCTTCCTGTCCTGAGAACACTGCTGTAGTACCTTCTCCACTTCTGCTTTCTTCTCATGGAGCAGTTGCTGTGTGCGCTCATAGGCAGTGTTGATGAGGGTCCTCACTTCCGTGTCAATAAGGCGTGCCGTAGCCTCGCTGTAAGGCTTCTCCAGGACCATCTCCCCCTGCCGCGGCAGATCGAACGACACCTGACCCACCTTCTCATTCATCCCAAACTGGACAatctgggaagaaaaaaaaaaccccatcacacCGAGTGAGTCAAAGAGCGTCTCAGATAACACGGACATAACCAAATGAGAACGAGATCAAGGAATCGCATGGGAATCTAAGCAACCTGTACGAGTGGCGATCCATGAAGGGATTTAATGATTAACATTTTAAACGGTAAAGGCGACACAGGGGCGATCGAGATCCACTGAACAGTAACCAGCAGCTGCAAAGTTAGGACCTCTGTGCTCTACCTGCGCATAGGCGCTCTGGGTGACTTTCCTCAGGTCATCCTGTGCCCCTGTGGTGATGCGGCCAAAAAAGATCTCCTCCGACACGCGACCCCCGAGGGTCATGCACATTCTGTCCAGCAGCTGTTCTTTAGTGTAGAGATACTGCTCTTTGGGCAGGTACTGAGCATAGCCCAGCCCCTTCCCACGGGGGATGATGGACACCTGACAAACGAGTACAAAGCCCAGAATGAGAGAGCGCAGGACAACAGCAAGTAGAACAAGAGTGCAACAATTACCCAATACACCTAGAGCCGCGCCTGGTTCAGGCAGCCGTGGGTTTTCATGTGTTAAGTgtgctgggcggtgtgtgttgGCAGTGTTGATTAAGAGAGAGCGGTGTAAGAGGAGGTCATGGACTGGGAGTCATACTTTCAGCAGTGGGTCTGCGTGCTCCAGGTACCAGCCGGCCACAGCATGGCCTGCTTCGTGGTACGCTactgttttcttctcctcaggCTGCAGGACCTGTGTCTTCTTTTCGAGACCTGAGCATCGACAAAACAATGAATTACACTGACATTTCCCAAACGGAAAAATCAATCATCCCACCTTCTTACACTTACATTTATCCACCACCTTACAGTATCTCAGTACTTATACGCACAAGTTTAATTCAGTGGTATGGCTAACTCTCGCAGTATGTGTCAGAGCATATATTCCTTTGCTCACCTCCAATCACACGCTCGATGGCTTGTTCAAAGTGTTTCTGGCTAATGGCATCAGACAGGTGCCGGGCAGCTATGAGGGCAGCTTCATTGCACACATTAGCAATGTCAGCACCTACCGAAAGCAAAACACATCAGTCAACTCAAGCTGTTAACAGGTGGAGCAAATTCTTTTTCACTGATAcaatccttctctttttttttttttttcttaattttatttCCTCGCAACAGGTAAACGTGCTTTGTCAACAGTTCTCTGGTATAGTGCCAATGATTAAAACCATCTGCACTGGCTGACCTGAGAAGCCAGGTGTTAGGGCAGCCATTTTCCTGGCAAGCGTGTCTTTGTCCAGTTCAGCATCCAGTTTGAGCGGTCGGAGATGTACTTTAAATATGGATGCCCTTCCCTTGATGTCAGGTGGACCTACAGACAGAGCGAGGAGAGAAGAGTTCTGTGGTAACTTCCCTCAGTCTCTTATTGACAGTGAACCTTACCCTACCTTTTAGTCTGTAATACGAGTCCCGTATCACTGACCAAAATATATATGCTTGAGTCAAAAGAATCAGTATGAAATACCCCAAAAACACCAGAATGTTGCAGGCAACATCTGATATTTTACTTGTGAGGGACTTGACCCAAGCCAAGAACTCACATGAACTTTGATGTTATCATATTTCTAACTCATTCTATCCATTCCTGGCATGACAAAACAAGCAACATGATGTCGTCACTGCACCACAACACAGAGATTCTGCTCATACCAAtgtatatctgtctgtcaaAACGGCCAGGTCTCATCAGGGCAGGATCCAGGATGTCTGGTCTATTCGTACCAGCAAGGACGACAACATTTGTAGCCGTGTTAAAACCTGTAcaggaagaaaggagagggaaaagattTTATAAGCCTCAGATTTTATAAGTATGGCCAGTTTagaaagagaaatgttaaaaaattgTTCTGTTAAAGAGTAAAGTATGACAAAAGAGGACAGTACAGAGGTGTTAAAGACAGGTCTAATGAAACTGGAGTTTAAGATGAGGTTACAAAGAGTAAAGTATGACAAAAGAGGAGAGTATAGAGGTGTTAAAGACAGGTCTAATGAAACTGGAGTTTAAGATGAGGTTACAAAGAGTAAAGTATGACAAAAGAGGACAGTACAGAGGTGTTAAAGACAGGTCTAATGAAACTGGAGTTTAAGATTAGGTTACAAAGAGTAAAGTATGACAAAAGAGGAGAGTATAGAGGTGTTAAAGACAGGTCTAATGAAACTGGAGTTTAAGATGAGGTTACAAAGAGTAAAGTATGACAAAAGAGGACAGTACAGAGGTGTTAAAGACAGGTCTAATGAAACTGGAGTTTAAGATGAGGTTACAAAGAGTAAAGTATGACAAAAGAGGACAGTACAGAGGTGTTAAAGACAGGTCTAATGAAACTGGAGTTTAAGATGAGGTTACAAAGAGTAAAGTATGTCAAAAGAGGACAGTACAGATGTGTTAAAGACAGGTCTAATGAAACTGGAGTTTAAGATGAGGTTACAAAGAGTAAAGTATGACAAAAGAGGACAGTACAGAGGTGTTAAAGACAGGTCTAATGAAACTGGAGTTTAAGATGAGGTTACAAAGAGTAAAGTATGACAAAAGAGGACAGTACAGAGGTGTTAAAGACAGGTCTAATGAAACTGGAGTTTAAGATGAGGTTACAAAGAGTAAAGTATGTCAAAAGAGGACAGTACAGATGTGTTAAAGACAGGTCTAATGAAACTGGAGTTTAAGATGAGGTTACAAAGAGTAAAGTATGACAAAAGAGGACAGTACAGAGGTGTTAAAGACAGGTCTAATGAAACTGGAGTTTAAGATGAGGTTACAAAGAGTAAAGTATGACAAAAGAGGACAGTACAGAGGTGTTAAAGACAGGTCTAATGAAACTGGAGTTTAAGATGAGGTTACAAAGAGTAAAGTATGTCAAAAGAGGACAGTACAGATGTGTTAAAGACAGGTCTAATGAAACTGGAGTTTAAGATGAGGTTACAAAGAGTAAAGTATGACAAAAGAGGACAGTACAGAGGTGTTAAAGACAGGTCTAATGAAACTGGAGTTTAAGATTAGGTTACACACCATCCATCTCCACCAGTAACTGGTTGAGAGTGTTCTCCTGCTCACTCTGGCCTCCAAAATTGCCCCGTCCCCTCTTCCGTCCCACAGCGTCGATCTCATCAATAAAGAGAATGCAGGGAGCATTCTTACGGGCCAATACGAAAAGGTCCCGCACCTGGGAGACAGGTAGAGACGCCATGTACAATGTGCAAATgcacaacaaaagcaaacagtcctgcaacaacaatataaaaagcaaaacagcattGAAGGGGAACTTCATCCCTCATAAACAATGCTCACAATAACCCATAGCATGTCATTTGTGTGTCTCAGACACTTTTTCACATCTGTCAACTGGGGTGAACTTCCCTGGTACATGAAGCACAACAAAAAATTCTAAGTATGCTTTGCCAACCTATTTAAGAAAACCAACTAATTACATTGTTTCAGCTGTGTACACAAACTAAGCAAAACAATATTTGGAGTTTCGGCCGAAGAGACACAAACCTAAATATGCATAACAACCACCGTGTATTGACCTACCCTCGCTGGACCGACGCCCACAAACATCTCCAGGAATTCTGAGCCATTGACAGTGATGAAGGGGACGTTGGCTTCACCTGCAGTGGCCTTAGCCAGCAAAGTCTTTCCTGTGCCAGGAGGTCCAGTCAGAATTGCTCCctaacacacagaggaagacaaCAAGTTTCAATTACTGTCCTTCCTTTGCTCCAGTTTAAGCACAAAAGACCTTTACGCTAAGATCTACTAGgtttttcagtgtgactgaagtTCACAGATAAAAGACAACATTTACAGAAGTGAATATTCCAGAAGGAGTTGGAGTtggagttagggttagggttatcaTCAAATGTCTAGAAAATATGGATCTTTCTTCAggtcatatacatacatatttttttgacagatgttttaataaacaaagCCAACGGTCCACAAAAATACCTTTGGGATTTTAGCACCCAGATCCTGGtactgttttgggtttttgagGAAGTTGACAAACTCCATGATTTCGAGCTTAGCTTCCTCGCAGCCGGCAACGTCTTTGAACTTGACGTCGATCTCATCACGCAGCACTTTAGCTGTGGTCTCACTGACGCTGAAGAGGCCGCCCATCCCTCTCCCTGGGCGGCCAGCGCCGGCAGGACCACGCCGCAACATGAAGAGCAGGAAACCGATGATCAGCACTGTGGGTAACAT contains:
- the afg3l2 gene encoding mitochondrial inner membrane m-AAA protease component AFG3L2, encoding MAHRYLFLSRGCRNIFKALLPSVRSANCSRLVSSHVNGPLVLERESLLSHVLGAYRRLSAKPPKGFEKYFPNSKSGPKASEPKPSNAEAKEAKPANAQRASGRSSGGEGGGGGASGGGGKRGGRKDDTNWFSRLQKGDVPWDDKEFRMYFLSGAAFWTAVTYYLFFRDGGREVTWKDFVNGYLAKGVVDRLEVVNKRYVKVVFVPGKTPVDGQYVWFNIGSVDTFERNLETAQLEMGIEGENRLPVVYSTESDGSFLLSMLPTVLIIGFLLFMLRRGPAGAGRPGRGMGGLFSVSETTAKVLRDEIDVKFKDVAGCEEAKLEIMEFVNFLKNPKQYQDLGAKIPKGAILTGPPGTGKTLLAKATAGEANVPFITVNGSEFLEMFVGVGPARVRDLFVLARKNAPCILFIDEIDAVGRKRGRGNFGGQSEQENTLNQLLVEMDGFNTATNVVVLAGTNRPDILDPALMRPGRFDRQIYIGPPDIKGRASIFKVHLRPLKLDAELDKDTLARKMAALTPGFSGADIANVCNEAALIAARHLSDAISQKHFEQAIERVIGGLEKKTQVLQPEEKKTVAYHEAGHAVAGWYLEHADPLLKVSIIPRGKGLGYAQYLPKEQYLYTKEQLLDRMCMTLGGRVSEEIFFGRITTGAQDDLRKVTQSAYAQIVQFGMNEKVGQVSFDLPRQGEMVLEKPYSEATARLIDTEVRTLINTAYERTQQLLHEKKAEVEKVALRLLDKEVLDKNDMVELLGPRPFAEKSTYEEFVEGTGGMEEDTTLPEGLKDWNKERGSEKEESTEEQVARQITGGMPF